CCCGAGGTGGAGAACGCAGAGGCCTACGCATACACCGCGGATGCCATTGGGTGGAGATAGGGAAAAGCGCGCGTGACCCCTCTTCCTTCCGTGAAGCCGTGTCCCGGCCTCCACCGCAAAGAGCCGGACGCGCCGATCCCGCGCAGGGCCCACCTCGCGCATCACTTTGTAAGCGCCTGCACAATAAATCTGTTCTGGGCGATTGGCGGAACCAGAAAATCTCCGCTTGACAGATGGTCGGTTGGAGATATACCCTACCGGTGTAGGGTATACAAGCACTGCCGGGCCGCTCACGGTATGGAGACGTGCAAAGCGGGGGGGAGCGCCGATGATCGATGCCGAAACCAAGCGTAGCGCCCTGGCGAGACTCAAACGAATCGAGGGACAGGTCGAGGGCATCCAGCGGATGGTGGATGAGGAGAAGTACTGCGTGGATATCCTGCTGCAGCTCTCCGCCGTCCAGGGCGCCCTCGCCCAGGTGAGCCGCCTGCTCCTGGCCCGGCATATCCAGAGTTGCGTGAAGGATGCGGTGACGTCCGGC
The window above is part of the Candidatus Methylomirabilis sp. genome. Proteins encoded here:
- a CDS encoding metal-sensitive transcriptional regulator: MIDAETKRSALARLKRIEGQVEGIQRMVDEEKYCVDILLQLSAVQGALAQVSRLLLARHIQSCVKDAVTSGTAAERGRKIEELVEVCSRFGRLDGR